Proteins from a single region of Streptomyces spinoverrucosus:
- a CDS encoding tetratricopeptide repeat protein has product MVPRTNDDDPERENGRRPDAGECGVREAANSPDTTEADADERVAALRRVSAAGRRWRRSQLAACVVLLAVALTGGSIALGNTRDDGGPALVTTGGGTSPAALLGSGDLDASVSALQAHLRAQPRDFGAWATLGLAYVEQARVDGDPSRYPQADKALDRSLDLRPRGDQALAGRAALAAARHDFPGALDFADRALKQNPYNERALCSRIDALLELGRYEEAARAADTADSRRPGIPVFTRYAYVRELRGDVGTARRVLEQALGAAATPADTAYVATALGQLAWNQGDHDTALRHYARALAADDGYLPALEGRARAQAASGDRAEAVRGMEAVVARAPLPGTLVALGELYEEGGDKAKARDQYALVHAWTALARTGGVNVDLDTALAAADHGDARLALRAARAEWDRRRTVHTADALAWALHVNGRDKEALPYARRATATGYRNATFLYHRGMIELATGRTKEARASLTAALQLNPGFSPVGAREARAALKTLEAAE; this is encoded by the coding sequence ACCCGGAACGCGAGAACGGCCGGAGGCCGGACGCCGGGGAGTGCGGGGTGAGGGAGGCTGCCAACAGCCCGGACACGACCGAGGCGGACGCCGACGAGCGGGTCGCCGCCCTGCGGCGGGTCTCGGCGGCCGGCCGCCGCTGGCGCCGTTCGCAACTCGCCGCGTGTGTCGTGCTGTTGGCCGTGGCGCTCACCGGAGGTTCGATCGCCCTCGGCAACACGCGGGACGACGGCGGGCCCGCCCTGGTCACGACGGGCGGCGGCACATCCCCCGCCGCCCTGCTCGGCAGCGGCGACCTCGACGCGAGCGTCTCCGCGCTCCAGGCCCATCTCCGCGCCCAGCCGAGGGACTTCGGCGCCTGGGCCACCCTCGGGCTCGCCTACGTCGAACAGGCCAGGGTCGACGGCGACCCCTCGCGCTACCCGCAGGCCGACAAGGCGCTGGACCGCTCCCTCGACCTCAGGCCCCGAGGCGACCAGGCCCTGGCCGGCCGGGCCGCCCTCGCCGCCGCCCGCCACGACTTCCCCGGCGCCCTGGACTTCGCCGACCGAGCCCTGAAGCAGAACCCCTACAACGAACGCGCCCTGTGCAGCCGTATCGACGCCCTGCTCGAACTCGGCCGGTACGAGGAGGCGGCGCGGGCCGCCGACACCGCCGACTCCCGGCGGCCGGGCATCCCCGTCTTCACGCGGTACGCGTACGTGCGCGAGCTGCGCGGCGACGTCGGCACCGCCCGCCGGGTCCTGGAGCAGGCCCTGGGCGCGGCCGCCACGCCCGCCGACACCGCGTACGTCGCCACCGCGCTCGGCCAACTCGCCTGGAACCAGGGCGACCACGACACCGCCCTGCGGCACTACGCCCGCGCCCTCGCCGCCGACGACGGCTACCTCCCCGCGCTGGAGGGACGCGCCCGGGCACAGGCCGCGAGCGGTGATCGTGCCGAGGCGGTGCGCGGCATGGAGGCGGTCGTCGCCCGCGCCCCGCTGCCGGGCACGCTCGTGGCTCTCGGGGAGCTGTACGAGGAGGGCGGCGACAAGGCCAAGGCCCGTGATCAGTACGCCCTCGTCCACGCCTGGACCGCCCTCGCGCGCACGGGCGGCGTCAACGTCGACCTCGACACCGCCCTCGCCGCCGCCGACCACGGCGACGCGCGGCTCGCCCTGCGCGCCGCCCGCGCCGAGTGGGACCGCCGCCGTACCGTGCACACCGCGGACGCCCTGGCCTGGGCGCTGCACGTCAACGGCCGCGACAAGGAGGCCCTGCCGTACGCCCGCCGGGCCACCGCCACCGGGTACCGCAACGCCACCTTCCTGTACCACCGCGGCATGATCGAGCTCGCCACGGGCCGCACGAAGGAGGCCCGCGCCTCGCTGACGGCGGCCCTGCAGCTGAACCCGGGCTTCTCCCCCGTGGGCGCCCGTGAGGCACGTGCCGCGCTGAAGACCCTGGAGGCGGCCGAGTGA
- a CDS encoding polysaccharide deacetylase family protein, with amino-acid sequence MTDTRVPILMYHAVATDPNEPTRALSVTPEAFARQMEVIGDLGLTPVTTADLAGRWRSGRPLPPRPVLVTFDDGYEGVHRHALPVLTKLGFPATLFVSTGWIKGAHDTGGALDHMLDWDQVRELAGSGVEIGGHSHSHPQLDQLDDDALRFELTRCRDIVAGELGDLPVSFAYPYGYSSRRVREEVRRTGYAQALAVGNDLARRAQGPYALRRVTVRRSTGIEEFERLVEGRAITRTFVRDRTLTKGYAMVRRARQVRRKATRTRV; translated from the coding sequence GTGACTGACACGCGCGTGCCGATACTGATGTACCACGCGGTCGCGACCGACCCGAACGAGCCGACTCGCGCCCTGTCGGTCACCCCCGAGGCCTTCGCCCGGCAGATGGAGGTCATCGGCGACCTGGGCCTCACCCCGGTGACCACGGCCGACCTCGCGGGGCGCTGGCGCTCCGGCCGTCCGCTGCCGCCCCGCCCGGTCCTGGTCACCTTCGACGACGGCTACGAGGGCGTCCACCGGCACGCTCTGCCCGTACTCACCAAGCTCGGCTTCCCGGCGACGCTGTTCGTCTCCACCGGCTGGATCAAGGGCGCCCACGACACCGGGGGCGCCCTCGACCACATGCTCGACTGGGACCAGGTGCGCGAACTGGCCGGGTCGGGCGTCGAGATCGGCGGCCACAGCCACAGCCACCCGCAGCTCGACCAGCTCGACGACGACGCCCTGCGCTTCGAGCTGACCCGCTGCCGGGACATAGTCGCCGGTGAACTGGGCGACCTGCCCGTGTCGTTCGCCTACCCGTACGGCTACTCCAGCCGCCGGGTCCGCGAGGAGGTCCGCAGGACCGGATACGCCCAGGCGCTCGCCGTCGGCAACGACCTCGCCCGGCGCGCCCAGGGGCCGTACGCCCTGCGCCGCGTCACCGTGCGCCGCAGCACCGGGATCGAGGAGTTCGAGCGGCTGGTCGAGGGCCGCGCGATCACCCGCACCTTCGTCAGGGACCGCACCCTCACCAAGGGGTACGCGATGGTCCGCCGAGCACGTCAGGTCCGCCGGAAGGCCACCCGTACCCGTGTCTGA
- a CDS encoding serine/threonine-protein kinase codes for MSVHPGSERVIAGRYRLLSPLGEGGMGTVWRARDEVLHREVAVKEVRALAGLPAADVERMYARLEREAWAAARVANRNVVTVYDVATDEGRPWIVMELVRGVSLADSLDAEGPLPPQRAAHIGAEVLSALRAAHEAGVLHRDVKPANVLLSNDGRVVLTDFGIATVEGSSALTMTGEVVGSPEFLAPERALGRTPGPESDLWSLGVLLYAAVEGHSPFRHDTPISTLRAIVDDELPQPHRAGPLTPVIEGLLRKDPVERLSPQRAEQDLRLIGAGGTPRADTAPTTPYAPYPPTIADHEQPRSPTPPHPVPAATTTTTEPHRDRRTLTVLIAGVAALALAVGGLTYALLNNRDGGGTARSTETPATETAQTTETTPQEETTAPGGEGPTTPTPSETPTSTPPPQTVTVSLSGERTDYSGPCPPQSGQAPTFTATFTVGRLPAQVDYRWVTRDGEVESWKTLSFPEGGERTRQDRVILTTYEESGTLENELSVEVRDPVRTTSNAVPFSVTCVTETPTGGASASPSPTP; via the coding sequence GTGTCCGTGCATCCGGGCAGTGAACGCGTGATCGCCGGCCGCTACCGCCTGCTGTCCCCGCTCGGCGAGGGCGGGATGGGGACGGTGTGGCGCGCCCGCGACGAGGTGCTGCACCGCGAGGTCGCCGTCAAGGAGGTGCGCGCCCTGGCCGGGCTGCCCGCCGCCGACGTGGAGCGGATGTACGCCCGCCTGGAGCGCGAGGCCTGGGCGGCGGCCCGGGTCGCGAACCGCAACGTCGTCACCGTGTACGACGTGGCCACGGACGAGGGCCGGCCCTGGATCGTGATGGAACTGGTCCGCGGTGTATCCCTCGCGGACTCGCTGGACGCCGAGGGGCCGCTGCCGCCGCAGCGCGCGGCGCACATCGGCGCCGAGGTGCTGTCCGCGCTGCGCGCCGCGCACGAGGCCGGGGTGCTGCACCGGGACGTCAAACCGGCCAACGTGCTGCTGTCGAACGACGGCCGGGTCGTCCTCACCGACTTCGGCATCGCGACGGTCGAGGGCAGTTCCGCGCTGACGATGACCGGCGAGGTCGTAGGCTCGCCCGAGTTCCTCGCGCCGGAGCGGGCGCTGGGCCGGACGCCGGGTCCGGAGTCCGACCTGTGGTCGCTGGGCGTGCTGTTGTACGCGGCGGTCGAGGGCCACTCCCCCTTCCGGCACGACACCCCGATCAGCACCCTGCGCGCGATCGTCGACGACGAGTTGCCGCAGCCGCACCGGGCCGGCCCGCTCACCCCCGTCATCGAGGGGCTGCTGCGCAAGGACCCGGTCGAGCGGCTGTCACCCCAACGGGCCGAGCAGGACCTGCGGTTGATCGGCGCGGGAGGCACACCCCGTGCGGACACCGCGCCGACGACGCCCTACGCCCCGTACCCGCCGACGATCGCCGACCACGAGCAGCCGCGGTCCCCCACCCCACCGCACCCTGTCCCGGCCGCGACCACGACGACCACCGAGCCCCACCGGGACCGGCGCACCCTCACCGTCCTGATCGCGGGCGTCGCGGCGCTGGCGCTGGCCGTCGGCGGGCTGACGTACGCGCTCCTGAACAACCGCGACGGCGGCGGCACGGCGCGCAGCACCGAGACGCCCGCCACGGAGACGGCACAGACGACGGAGACGACTCCGCAGGAGGAGACCACGGCACCCGGCGGGGAAGGACCCACCACCCCGACCCCGAGCGAGACCCCCACGTCCACTCCCCCGCCCCAGACGGTGACGGTCAGCCTCTCCGGTGAGCGCACCGACTACTCCGGGCCGTGCCCGCCGCAGAGCGGCCAGGCTCCCACGTTCACGGCGACGTTCACGGTGGGCCGACTGCCGGCGCAGGTCGACTACCGGTGGGTGACCAGGGACGGCGAGGTCGAGAGCTGGAAGACGCTGTCGTTCCCCGAGGGTGGGGAGCGGACCAGACAGGACCGGGTGATCCTGACGACGTACGAGGAGAGCGGGACGCTGGAGAACGAGCTCAGCGTCGAGGTCCGCGACCCGGTGCGCACCACGTCCAACGCGGTGCCGTTCTCGGTGACCTGTGTGACGGAGACCCCGACGGGCGGGGCCTCCGCTTCACCTTCGCCTACTCCCTGA
- a CDS encoding SGNH/GDSL hydrolase family protein produces MRRSRIVVFLGSLLLAASTALTGAASAQASEAAATGYVALGDSYSSGVGAGSYISSSGDCKRSTRAYPYLWAAANSPSSFNFTACSGARTDEVLASQLAPLNTSTGLVSISVGGNDAGFADVMTTCVLQSDSACVSRINTARAYVDTTLPGKLDNVYSAIRSKAPSAHVVVLGYPRFYKLGQSCLGLSETKRKAINDASDHLNTAIEKRALNHGFTFGDVRSTFTGHEICSGASWLHSVNWLNIGESYHPTANGQSGGYLPVLSNVA; encoded by the coding sequence ATGAGACGTTCCCGAATTGTCGTATTCCTCGGCTCACTCCTCCTGGCCGCCTCAACCGCCTTGACCGGCGCCGCTTCGGCGCAGGCCTCGGAAGCCGCCGCCACCGGCTATGTGGCGCTGGGCGACTCCTACTCCTCCGGTGTCGGCGCGGGCAGCTACATCAGCTCCAGCGGCGACTGCAAGCGCAGCACGCGCGCGTACCCGTACCTCTGGGCCGCCGCCAACTCACCCTCGTCCTTCAACTTCACGGCCTGCTCGGGCGCCCGAACGGATGAAGTTCTCGCCAGTCAGCTGGCGCCTCTCAACACGAGCACCGGCCTGGTCTCGATCAGCGTCGGCGGCAACGACGCCGGCTTCGCGGACGTCATGACGACGTGCGTCCTCCAGTCGGACAGCGCCTGCGTGTCCCGCATCAACACCGCGCGGGCGTACGTCGACACCACGCTCCCCGGCAAGCTCGACAACGTGTACTCGGCGATCCGCAGCAAGGCCCCCTCGGCTCACGTCGTCGTCCTCGGTTACCCCCGCTTCTACAAGCTCGGCCAGTCCTGTCTGGGCCTGTCCGAGACGAAGCGCAAGGCCATCAACGACGCCTCCGACCACCTCAACACCGCCATCGAGAAGCGCGCCCTGAACCACGGCTTCACCTTCGGTGACGTCCGCTCCACCTTCACCGGCCATGAGATCTGCTCCGGCGCCTCCTGGCTGCACAGCGTCAACTGGCTCAACATCGGCGAGTCGTACCACCCGACCGCCAACGGACAGTCCGGCGGCTATCTGCCGGTGCTCAGCAACGTCGCCTGA
- a CDS encoding glycosyltransferase family 2 protein: MSSVLGSATTDQNPTTAGAYRPISTHLAITPPVSVVIPAMNEAENLPYVFKTLPDWIHEVVLVDGNSTDDTVDVARELWPDVKVVEQRGKGKGDALITGFEACTGDIIVMVDADGSADGNEIVSYVSALVSGADFAKGSRFANGGGTDDMTFIRKMGNRALCAVVNRKFGARYTDLCYGYNAFWRHCLDKIDLDCTGFEVETLMNIRVVKAGLKVQEIPSHEYLRIHGTSNLSAVRDGLRVLRVILRERSNRRALRRRTQPSPMLDTVRGEVS, from the coding sequence ATGAGCTCTGTTCTGGGCTCGGCGACCACCGACCAGAATCCGACCACGGCCGGCGCCTACCGGCCGATTTCCACGCACCTGGCGATCACACCGCCGGTGAGCGTGGTGATTCCCGCCATGAACGAGGCGGAGAATCTCCCCTACGTCTTCAAGACCCTTCCGGACTGGATCCACGAAGTGGTTCTGGTGGACGGCAACTCCACCGACGACACCGTCGACGTCGCCCGTGAACTGTGGCCGGACGTGAAGGTCGTCGAGCAGCGCGGAAAGGGCAAGGGCGACGCGCTGATCACCGGGTTCGAGGCATGCACCGGCGACATCATCGTGATGGTCGACGCGGACGGCTCGGCCGACGGCAACGAGATCGTGTCGTATGTCTCCGCCCTCGTCTCCGGGGCGGACTTCGCCAAGGGGTCCCGGTTCGCCAACGGCGGCGGAACCGACGACATGACCTTCATCCGCAAGATGGGCAACCGCGCGCTGTGCGCGGTCGTCAACCGCAAGTTCGGGGCCCGCTACACCGATCTGTGCTACGGCTACAACGCCTTCTGGCGGCACTGCCTGGACAAGATCGACCTGGACTGCACCGGCTTCGAGGTCGAGACGCTGATGAACATCCGGGTGGTCAAGGCCGGGCTGAAGGTGCAGGAGATCCCCAGCCACGAGTACCTCCGCATCCACGGCACCAGCAACCTCAGCGCGGTGCGCGACGGGCTGCGGGTGCTGCGGGTGATCCTGCGCGAGCGCTCCAACCGGCGTGCGCTGCGCCGCCGCACCCAGCCCTCGCCGATGCTCGACACGGTCCGGGGAGAGGTGTCTTGA
- a CDS encoding GNAT family N-acetyltransferase, which produces MDISVYRPGELTAADRAAWTAMQAKAHLHGSPELANPFLSPEFALAVGRCRRGVRIAVVREDGEPVAFLPFQRSAAGVGRAVGLGVSDAQGVVHRPGFTWDARELLRVCGLAVWEFDHLVEGQRPFEAHASGTFPSPVIDVDGGFDAYLAHLRDQAPKFTKSTLAKGRKLGRDAGEVVYVHDERDPAALRTLMDWKSAQYRRTGRSDRFAHDWITRLVQQLFHTRSEPFAGILSVLYAGGRPIAAHFGLRTERVLACWFPAYDPAYSKYSPGLVLHLRMAEAAAADGIAYLDLGRGQKEYKDSLKTREIHVSEGWVTRRHPVAFGHRARRAPVRALRNVVVSRPELFEPADKLLKQMGRIRSGRK; this is translated from the coding sequence GTGGACATCAGTGTGTACCGCCCCGGCGAGCTGACCGCCGCCGACCGGGCGGCCTGGACGGCGATGCAGGCCAAGGCCCATCTGCACGGTTCCCCGGAGCTGGCGAACCCGTTCCTGTCCCCGGAGTTCGCACTGGCCGTGGGCCGGTGCAGACGCGGCGTGCGGATCGCGGTGGTCCGCGAGGACGGCGAGCCCGTCGCGTTCCTCCCGTTCCAGAGATCGGCCGCCGGCGTCGGCCGGGCCGTCGGTCTCGGCGTCTCCGACGCGCAGGGCGTGGTACACCGCCCCGGGTTCACCTGGGACGCCCGCGAGCTGCTGCGGGTCTGCGGGCTCGCCGTATGGGAGTTCGACCACCTGGTGGAAGGCCAGCGGCCGTTCGAGGCGCACGCCTCCGGCACCTTCCCGTCCCCGGTCATCGACGTCGACGGGGGATTCGACGCGTATCTGGCCCACTTGCGCGACCAGGCGCCGAAGTTCACCAAGTCCACCCTCGCCAAGGGCCGCAAACTCGGCCGTGACGCCGGCGAAGTGGTGTACGTCCACGACGAGCGGGACCCCGCCGCCCTGCGCACGCTGATGGACTGGAAGTCCGCGCAGTACCGCAGGACCGGGCGCAGCGACCGCTTCGCGCACGACTGGATCACCCGGCTGGTGCAGCAGCTGTTCCACACCCGCTCCGAGCCGTTCGCCGGGATCCTGTCGGTGCTGTACGCGGGCGGCAGGCCGATCGCCGCGCACTTCGGGCTGCGCACCGAACGGGTGCTGGCCTGCTGGTTCCCGGCGTACGACCCCGCCTACTCGAAGTACTCCCCGGGGCTGGTACTGCATCTGCGGATGGCCGAGGCGGCCGCCGCCGACGGGATCGCGTATCTCGATCTCGGGCGTGGCCAGAAGGAATACAAGGACTCCCTGAAGACACGTGAGATCCACGTTTCCGAAGGGTGGGTGACTCGCCGTCACCCGGTCGCGTTCGGGCATCGCGCCCGGCGCGCGCCGGTGCGCGCGCTGCGCAATGTCGTGGTGTCCCGACCGGAACTGTTCGAGCCTGCGGACAAACTGCTGAAGCAAATGGGCAGGATCCGGTCAGGCCGAAAGTAA
- a CDS encoding S8 family peptidase, translating into MAQLRSSKVRFAAATGLATAALVGGLTALPAQAAPAEGRVLAADSPTAVKDSYIVTLKKGAGLKAASSAGKNLVKEYGGSVNRTFGKALNGYTATLSATEAKRLAADPAVASVEQNQRVQLAATQTNAPWGLDRIDQTSLPLSGTYTYPDSAGSGVTVYVIDTGVRITHAQLGGRATYGYDAVDGDTTASDGNGHGTHVATTVAGTTYGVAKQAKIVAVRVLNNSGSGTTAGVIAGIDWVTQNHSGPSVANMSLGGGASAALDTAVRNSIASGVTYAVAAGNSNTTASSTSPARVSEAITVGATTSTDARASYSNYGSALDLFAPGSSITAGWHTGDTATNTISGTSMATPHVAGAAAVYLAGHTSATPAQVASALTSGATSGAVTSPGSGSPNRLLKLVP; encoded by the coding sequence ATGGCACAACTGCGTAGCAGCAAGGTCCGGTTCGCCGCGGCGACGGGCCTTGCGACCGCCGCCCTCGTGGGCGGGCTCACCGCACTGCCCGCCCAGGCCGCCCCGGCCGAGGGCAGGGTCCTGGCGGCCGACTCCCCCACGGCCGTCAAGGACAGCTACATCGTCACGCTGAAGAAAGGCGCCGGCCTCAAGGCCGCGTCCAGCGCGGGCAAGAACCTCGTCAAGGAGTACGGCGGCTCGGTGAACCGCACGTTCGGCAAGGCGCTGAACGGCTACACCGCCACCCTCTCCGCGACCGAGGCGAAGAGACTGGCCGCCGACCCCGCCGTGGCGTCCGTCGAGCAGAACCAGCGCGTCCAGCTCGCCGCCACCCAGACCAACGCCCCCTGGGGCCTGGACCGTATAGACCAGACCTCACTGCCGCTGTCCGGCACCTACACCTACCCGGACAGTGCGGGCTCCGGCGTGACCGTCTACGTCATCGACACCGGCGTCCGCATCACCCACGCGCAGCTCGGCGGCCGTGCCACCTACGGCTACGACGCGGTCGACGGCGACACCACCGCCTCCGACGGCAACGGCCACGGCACCCACGTGGCCACCACGGTGGCGGGCACCACCTACGGCGTCGCCAAGCAGGCGAAGATCGTGGCCGTCCGGGTGCTGAACAACAGCGGCTCGGGCACCACGGCGGGTGTGATCGCGGGCATCGACTGGGTGACGCAGAACCACTCCGGCCCCTCGGTCGCCAACATGTCCCTCGGCGGCGGCGCGTCCGCCGCCCTGGACACGGCCGTACGCAACTCCATCGCCAGCGGCGTGACCTACGCCGTCGCGGCGGGCAACAGCAACACCACCGCCTCCTCGACCTCCCCCGCCCGGGTCAGCGAGGCCATCACGGTCGGCGCCACCACCAGCACGGACGCGCGGGCGAGCTACTCCAACTACGGCTCGGCGCTGGACCTCTTCGCCCCCGGCTCCTCCATCACGGCCGGCTGGCACACCGGCGACACCGCGACCAACACCATCTCCGGTACGTCGATGGCGACCCCGCACGTGGCGGGCGCGGCCGCGGTCTACCTCGCCGGCCACACCTCGGCCACCCCGGCCCAGGTGGCCTCGGCACTGACGAGCGGCGCGACCAGCGGCGCGGTCACCAGCCCGGGTTCGGGCTCCCCGAACCGACTGCTGAAGCTCGTCCCGTGA
- a CDS encoding HoxN/HupN/NixA family nickel/cobalt transporter has protein sequence MKLPRLLAVLAATGALLLVPVGTASAHPLGNFTVNHYDGLVAAPGELRVDHVEDLAEIPATQAGPDVERLGLRAWAEERCATAARDSEVTVDGRPVPLRLADSHARVRPGQAGLDTLRVECRLTAPLPEGDSATVGFRSAGADSGPGWREVTARGDRTTLTASDVPKESASRELTAYPEELLSSPADTTSATLRVRPGGPVLAEERGDAPAASVLPRGADRWTRALDSLVARHDLTVGFAALALLIAIGLGAMHALAPGHGKTLMAATAAAHGGRARMKDVLPLAASVTVTHTLGVVALGLLVTAGSAAAPSVVAWLGIASGVLVTLAGAGLVRRAVRGRGRVQAHVHTHGHDHGHSHEHAHAHDHRDHRDHRDHQHEHDHDHGGHDHPHPHDHRGHGHGHTHTHGGHTHTHPIAPTFRDTILMGFAGGMVPSPSAVVVLVGAAALGHAWFGLLLVVAYGVGLALTLTAAGFAVVRFGAGVSRALVRRPRWTANPLAGLVRRTAPVGSAFVVVALGAGLVLRGAASAFG, from the coding sequence GTGAAGCTCCCCCGTCTCCTCGCCGTCCTGGCCGCCACCGGCGCCCTGCTGCTCGTCCCCGTGGGCACCGCGTCCGCGCACCCGCTCGGCAACTTCACCGTCAACCACTACGACGGCCTGGTCGCCGCCCCCGGCGAACTCCGCGTCGACCACGTCGAGGACCTCGCCGAGATCCCGGCGACCCAGGCCGGACCGGACGTCGAACGGCTCGGTCTGCGCGCGTGGGCCGAGGAGCGGTGTGCGACCGCCGCCCGGGACAGCGAGGTCACCGTCGACGGACGCCCGGTCCCGCTCCGTCTCGCCGACAGCCACGCGCGCGTGCGGCCCGGTCAGGCGGGACTCGACACCCTGCGGGTGGAGTGCCGACTGACCGCTCCCCTCCCCGAGGGCGACTCGGCGACCGTCGGATTCCGGAGCGCGGGCGCCGACTCCGGCCCCGGCTGGCGGGAGGTCACCGCGCGCGGGGACCGTACGACGCTCACCGCGTCGGACGTGCCCAAGGAGTCGGCGTCGCGGGAACTGACCGCCTATCCGGAGGAGTTGCTGTCGTCCCCGGCCGACACCACCTCCGCGACCCTGCGTGTGCGGCCCGGCGGTCCCGTCCTGGCCGAGGAGCGGGGCGACGCGCCCGCCGCGTCCGTGCTGCCGCGCGGCGCCGACCGCTGGACGCGCGCCCTGGACTCCCTGGTCGCCCGGCACGACCTCACCGTCGGTTTCGCCGCCCTCGCCCTGCTCATCGCGATCGGCCTGGGCGCGATGCACGCCCTCGCACCGGGCCATGGCAAGACCCTGATGGCGGCCACCGCGGCGGCCCACGGCGGCCGGGCCCGCATGAAGGACGTCCTGCCCCTGGCCGCCTCCGTCACGGTCACCCACACCCTCGGCGTGGTCGCCCTCGGCCTCCTGGTCACGGCCGGCTCGGCGGCGGCCCCCTCGGTGGTCGCCTGGCTCGGCATCGCGAGCGGCGTGCTGGTGACGCTGGCGGGGGCGGGACTGGTCCGGCGGGCGGTGCGCGGTCGGGGACGCGTCCAGGCGCACGTACACACGCACGGCCACGACCATGGGCACAGCCACGAGCACGCGCATGCGCACGACCACCGCGACCACCGCGACCACCGCGACCACCAACACGAACACGACCACGACCACGGGGGGCACGATCATCCGCACCCGCACGACCACAGGGGACACGGCCACGGACACACGCACACCCACGGCGGCCACACCCACACCCACCCCATCGCCCCCACCTTCCGCGACACGATCCTCATGGGCTTCGCCGGTGGCATGGTCCCCAGTCCCTCCGCGGTCGTCGTTCTGGTCGGCGCCGCCGCCCTCGGGCACGCGTGGTTCGGGCTGCTGCTCGTCGTCGCGTACGGCGTCGGTCTGGCGCTCACCCTCACCGCGGCCGGTTTCGCCGTCGTGAGGTTCGGCGCCGGGGTCAGCCGCGCCCTGGTGCGGCGGCCGCGCTGGACCGCCAATCCACTGGCCGGGCTGGTCCGCCGCACCGCGCCGGTGGGTTCCGCGTTCGTCGTCGTGGCCCTGGGTGCCGGATTGGTGCTCAGGGGGGCGGCATCGGCATTCGGGTGA
- a CDS encoding glycosyltransferase family 2 protein, with protein sequence MSGPDISVVICVYTEDRWEDILAAVASVRAQSRPALETLLVVDHNQALLDRLTREYKEANGVRVLANAGPRGLSAGRNTGISAAHGDVIAFLDDDAVAERDWLRHFASAYADPRVMAVGGRTVPVWASGRRPVWFPEEFDWVVGCTYRGLPPGLVRVRNVLGGNASFRRSAFDAAGGFATGIGRDGDKRPLGCEETELCIRLTRALPEAVLLIDDRAVIHHRVPSGRERFGYFRTRAYAEGLSKALVARSVGAEKGLESERRYTTRVLPAGVARGLRDALLARPGGAGRAGAIVAGVCAAAGGYVVGSVRTRRTGTTFSVAPIEGDGRRD encoded by the coding sequence TTGAGCGGTCCCGACATCTCCGTCGTGATCTGCGTCTACACCGAGGACCGCTGGGAGGACATCCTCGCGGCGGTCGCCTCGGTGCGGGCGCAGTCCCGGCCGGCCCTGGAGACGCTGCTGGTCGTGGACCACAACCAGGCCCTCCTGGACCGACTGACCCGGGAGTACAAGGAAGCCAACGGTGTGCGGGTGCTCGCCAACGCGGGCCCTCGGGGCCTGTCCGCGGGCCGCAACACCGGCATCTCCGCCGCCCACGGTGACGTGATCGCCTTCCTCGACGACGACGCCGTCGCCGAACGCGACTGGCTGCGGCACTTCGCCTCGGCGTACGCCGACCCGCGCGTGATGGCGGTCGGCGGCCGCACGGTGCCCGTCTGGGCGTCGGGGCGCCGGCCGGTGTGGTTCCCGGAGGAGTTCGACTGGGTGGTCGGCTGCACCTACCGGGGTCTGCCGCCGGGCCTGGTCCGGGTGCGCAACGTCCTCGGCGGCAACGCGTCCTTCCGCCGCAGCGCGTTCGACGCGGCGGGCGGCTTCGCCACCGGCATCGGGCGGGACGGCGACAAGCGCCCGCTGGGCTGCGAGGAGACGGAACTGTGCATCCGCCTCACCCGCGCCCTGCCCGAGGCGGTCCTGCTGATCGACGACCGCGCGGTGATCCACCACCGGGTGCCGTCGGGCCGCGAGCGGTTCGGCTACTTCCGTACGCGCGCGTACGCCGAGGGCCTGTCGAAGGCGCTGGTGGCCCGGAGCGTGGGCGCGGAGAAGGGGCTGGAGTCCGAACGCCGGTACACCACCCGTGTCCTGCCGGCCGGGGTGGCGCGCGGCCTGCGGGACGCGCTGCTGGCCCGGCCGGGCGGTGCGGGCCGGGCGGGGGCGATCGTCGCGGGCGTCTGCGCGGCGGCCGGCGGCTACGTCGTGGGCAGCGTGCGGACCCGCAGGACCGGTACGACGTTCTCGGTGGCGCCGATCGAGGGGGACGGCAGACGTGACTGA